The Malus sylvestris chromosome 8, drMalSylv7.2, whole genome shotgun sequence genomic interval ATCAACATTATCTATCGGCATCGTGTTGTTAGAACTGGTTACAAAGCCGGAAATCTCAAGTCTGCAATGAGCTGTGATTATGTGAGAGACTATGAATTTGTTGCAATCTTTGATGCAGACTTCCAACCCAATCCAGATTTTCTTAAGCAAACGGTGCCACATTTCAAGGTGAATAATAGCAACATAATATTTTTTCAGTGTGATTTTTGGTCTGAACTCTTCGAATTTAACATATTTTACGTTCTGTTGCAGGACAACCCCGAACTAGGTTTAGTTCAGGCTAGATGGGCCTTTGTGAACAAGGAAGAGAACTTGTTGACTCGTCTCCAAAATGTTAATTTGTGTTTCCACTTTGAGGTGGAACAGCAGGTTAACGGGGTGTTTCTTAATTTCTTTGGTTTCAATGGAACTGCTGGTGTTTGGAGAATTAAAGCCCTTGAGGGGTCTGGAGGATGGCTAGAAAGGACTACTGTAGAGGACATGGACATAGCTGTCCGGGCCCATCTCAACGGTTGGAAATTCATCTACCTTAACGATGTTAAGGTAATCTTTGATTATAGTTTTTCCGTATCCGTTAATACAGGACCACACACATTTGCATTTTATCTGTATGAAATGCTACTTCAATTACCTCAATTAAATACCATCGACATTCGCGTTATGCATGCCATATGCATAAATGTTTAGACAAAATCCAAATGAATTTAAGGGAAGGAAAAGAAGATGTTTCAAGCCTTATAGCCATGCAACTTTCAGGTACTATGTGAAGTGCCTGAGTCCTATGAAGCTTACCGAAAGCAGCAGCATCGTTGGCATTCTGGTCCTATGCAGCTATTCAGATTATGCCTTCCAGCGATTATAACTTCCAAGGTGTCTTGAATATCAAAATTCTGTTATTCCCTGTCTCCCGTTGTTTATAACATGTACGATAATTTCTTGCTTTCTTGAATTCTGCAGATATCCGCATGGAAGAAAGCAAACCTGATACTTCTATTCTTTCTGTTGAGGAAACTTATCCTTCCTTTCTATTCCTTCACCTTGTTCTGCATAATTCTTCCGCTAACCATGTTTGTCCCGGAGGCAGAGCTTCCCGCATGGGTCATCTGTTACGTTCCTGTTTTCATGTCGTTCCTCAACATTCTTCCATCCCCTAAATCCTTCCCTTTTATTATTCCTTATCTCCTTTTCGAGAACACAATGTCTGTCACCAAGTTCAACGCAATGGTCTCTGGTTTGTTCCAGCTGGGTAGCTCGTATGAGTGGGTTATCACCAAGAAGACTGGGAGGTCATCGGAACTGGACTTACTCGCTGCTGCTGAAAGGGAAACAAAAATGGTAAACCAATTACCGGTCCACAGAGGAGCTTCTGAGACTGAGCTTTCTGTGTTGAACCGAATTATGGAACAAAAAGAAGTAGCTCCCAAGCCTATTAAGAAAGCTAACAAGATATATCGGAAGGAGCTTGCTCTAGCATTCCTATTGCTCACTGCTTCTGTCAGGAGTCTGTTAGCTGCTCAAGGTGTACACTTCTACTTCCTGCTCTTCCAAGGCGTGACCTTCCTCCTCGTTGGTCTTGATCTCATTGGTGAGCAAATGAGCTGATATTTCATGGCTACAagagaaaaatggagaaaaaaatcAAACC includes:
- the LOC126632228 gene encoding probable xyloglucan glycosyltransferase 5, with product MAPRLDFSSFWAKESRNGTPVVVTMENPNFSVVEIDSPDAAFRPVDKSRGKNAKQVTWVLLLKAHRAVSCIGWVATLFWTLLSTIKKRLIFRQGVSMENGKLGNQKLLFTVIRVFLFTSLAILAFEVVAYYKGWHYFRNPSLHIPGTSDIQSLLHLVYVGWLSFRADYIAPPIQALSKFCIVLFLIQSVDRMILSLGCLWIKLKKIKPRIDRESLKSEDVEKSKYEYPMVLIQIPMCNEKEVYEQSISAVCQIDWPKDRVLIQVLDDSDDESIQWLIKTEVANWSQKGINIIYRHRVVRTGYKAGNLKSAMSCDYVRDYEFVAIFDADFQPNPDFLKQTVPHFKDNPELGLVQARWAFVNKEENLLTRLQNVNLCFHFEVEQQVNGVFLNFFGFNGTAGVWRIKALEGSGGWLERTTVEDMDIAVRAHLNGWKFIYLNDVKVLCEVPESYEAYRKQQHRWHSGPMQLFRLCLPAIITSKISAWKKANLILLFFLLRKLILPFYSFTLFCIILPLTMFVPEAELPAWVICYVPVFMSFLNILPSPKSFPFIIPYLLFENTMSVTKFNAMVSGLFQLGSSYEWVITKKTGRSSELDLLAAAERETKMVNQLPVHRGASETELSVLNRIMEQKEVAPKPIKKANKIYRKELALAFLLLTASVRSLLAAQGVHFYFLLFQGVTFLLVGLDLIGEQMS